The following are from one region of the Hydrogenophaga sp. BPS33 genome:
- the hpaH gene encoding 2-oxo-hept-4-ene-1,7-dioate hydratase gives MLDDALIQQLAAELDQAERSRVPLEHFSKRFPGMTIDDGYCVGRAWVALQRAAGKQVIGHKIGLTSRAMQLSSQIDEPDFGTLLDSMRFTAQAGEVLQIPASRFMAPRVEVELAFVLHAPLQGKGVTVDDVLAATAYVTPAIEIIDARIEQFDRHTKAMRKVFDTISDNAANAGIVVGVGDPRYRADPRTTDLPWCGAILRQNGAVEETGLAAGVQGHPAIGIAWLAHKLAPWGESLQPGQIVLAGSFTRPVAAKMGDLFEADYGPLGCLKFQFV, from the coding sequence ATGCTCGACGACGCCCTCATCCAGCAATTGGCTGCCGAGCTCGACCAGGCCGAGCGCAGCCGTGTGCCGCTCGAACACTTTTCCAAGCGCTTCCCTGGCATGACCATCGACGACGGCTACTGCGTCGGCCGTGCCTGGGTGGCATTGCAGCGCGCCGCCGGCAAGCAGGTGATCGGCCACAAGATCGGTCTCACCAGCCGCGCGATGCAACTCTCCAGCCAGATCGACGAGCCCGACTTCGGCACCCTGCTCGACAGCATGCGCTTCACCGCGCAGGCCGGCGAGGTGCTGCAGATTCCGGCCTCGCGATTCATGGCGCCGCGCGTCGAGGTGGAACTGGCCTTCGTGCTCCATGCGCCCTTGCAAGGAAAGGGCGTGACCGTGGACGACGTGCTCGCCGCCACCGCCTACGTCACGCCCGCCATTGAAATCATCGACGCGCGCATCGAGCAGTTCGACCGCCACACCAAGGCGATGCGCAAGGTCTTCGACACCATCAGCGACAACGCGGCCAACGCCGGCATCGTGGTGGGCGTTGGCGACCCGCGCTACCGCGCCGACCCGCGCACCACCGACCTGCCCTGGTGCGGCGCCATCCTGCGGCAGAACGGCGCGGTCGAGGAAACCGGCCTGGCCGCCGGCGTGCAAGGCCACCCCGCGATCGGCATCGCCTGGCTGGCGCACAAACTCGCGCCTTGGGGCGAGTCGCTCCAGCCCGGCCAGATCGTGTTGGCCGGCTCGTTCACGCGGCCTGTGGCCGCCAAAATGGGCGACCTGTTCGAGGCCGATTACGGCCCGCTCGGTTGCTTGAAGTTTCAGTTCGTTTGA
- a CDS encoding 2-dehydropantoate 2-reductase → MSSTLEFPRVAIVGAGAIGGWLGVRLAQVGCRVSVLARGDTLAALQRDGLQLHQDGQCHQAPVQAAADAAELGAQDLVIVALKAPALPAVVPGMAPLLGSDTVVLTAMNGVPWWFFNGFGGAHAGTPLKTVDADGSIERGIPARHVIGGVVHASCSVDAPGVVRHHFGKGLIVGEPSGASSVRVQALAALMQRAGLDASVSPQIQKDIWYKLWGNMTVNPVSALTGATSDRILDDELVRGFISRVMLEAKEIGARIGIPIDQQPEDRHAVTRKLGAFKTSMLQDVQARKPVELDALVAVVRELGQLTGVPTPFTDALLGLSRLQAQVLGLYPSA, encoded by the coding sequence TTGAGTTCGACCCTTGAATTTCCGCGCGTGGCCATCGTGGGCGCCGGCGCCATTGGCGGCTGGCTGGGCGTGCGGCTTGCGCAGGTGGGTTGCCGCGTGAGCGTGCTCGCGCGTGGCGATACCTTGGCCGCGCTGCAGCGCGATGGCCTGCAACTGCACCAGGACGGGCAATGCCACCAGGCACCGGTGCAGGCCGCCGCCGACGCGGCGGAGCTCGGCGCGCAAGACCTCGTCATCGTGGCTCTGAAGGCGCCCGCGCTGCCGGCGGTGGTGCCCGGCATGGCGCCGCTGCTCGGGTCGGACACGGTGGTGCTCACCGCCATGAACGGCGTGCCCTGGTGGTTCTTCAACGGCTTCGGTGGCGCGCACGCCGGCACGCCTTTGAAGACCGTCGATGCCGACGGTTCGATCGAGCGCGGCATCCCCGCTCGGCATGTCATCGGTGGTGTGGTGCACGCGAGCTGCTCGGTGGACGCGCCTGGCGTCGTGCGCCATCACTTCGGCAAAGGGCTCATCGTGGGCGAACCGTCCGGCGCATCTTCCGTGCGCGTGCAGGCGCTGGCCGCGCTGATGCAGCGCGCGGGGCTGGACGCCAGCGTCTCACCGCAGATTCAGAAAGACATCTGGTACAAGCTCTGGGGCAACATGACGGTGAACCCGGTGAGCGCGCTCACCGGTGCCACCAGCGACCGCATCCTGGACGACGAGCTGGTGCGCGGCTTCATCAGCCGCGTCATGCTCGAAGCCAAGGAGATCGGCGCGCGCATCGGCATCCCGATCGACCAGCAGCCCGAAGACCGGCATGCCGTCACGCGCAAGCTCGGCGCGTTCAAGACCTCGATGCTGCAGGACGTGCAAGCGCGCAAACCGGTGGAACTCGACGCGCTGGTGGCGGTGGTGCGCGAACTCGGCCAACTCACCGGTGTGCCGACGCCCTTCACCGATGCGCTGCTGGGCCTCTCGCGCCTGCAGGCGCAGGTGCTGGGCCTGTATCCCTCAGCCTGA
- a CDS encoding aldolase/citrate lyase family protein has product MQTPTNPFKQALAERRAQIGLWLGLANAYSAEICAGAGFDWLLIDGEHSPNGLRDVLAQAQTIAAYPASHPIARVPVGDAALIKQYLDLGLQTLLVPMVDTPEQAAQLVRACRYPQAGDIEGQGGIRGMGGARASRWGRYPNYAKEANAQVCLLVQAESREALRNLDAIAATPGVDGVFIGPTDLSASLGHIGNPGHAEVQTAIEDAIARILRAGKAPGILATDETLARHYLALGAVFVAVGLDTQILVRQTSALAARFKADAPAAPAPAKGAVY; this is encoded by the coding sequence ATGCAAACCCCCACCAATCCTTTCAAACAGGCGCTGGCCGAGCGCCGCGCCCAGATCGGCCTTTGGCTCGGCCTGGCCAACGCCTACAGCGCCGAGATCTGCGCGGGCGCCGGCTTCGACTGGCTGCTCATCGACGGCGAGCACTCGCCCAACGGCCTGAGGGACGTGCTGGCGCAGGCGCAAACCATTGCCGCCTACCCGGCGTCGCACCCCATCGCGCGCGTGCCCGTGGGCGATGCGGCGCTGATCAAGCAGTACCTCGATCTGGGCCTGCAGACCCTGCTGGTGCCCATGGTCGACACGCCCGAGCAAGCGGCCCAGCTGGTGCGCGCTTGCCGCTACCCGCAGGCGGGGGATATCGAAGGACAAGGCGGCATCCGAGGCATGGGCGGTGCGCGCGCCTCGCGCTGGGGCCGCTATCCGAACTACGCGAAGGAAGCCAATGCCCAGGTCTGCCTGCTGGTGCAGGCCGAGTCGCGCGAAGCGCTGCGCAACCTGGACGCGATCGCCGCCACGCCGGGTGTCGATGGCGTGTTCATCGGCCCGACCGACCTGTCGGCCTCGCTCGGCCATATCGGCAATCCGGGCCACGCCGAGGTTCAGACTGCGATCGAAGACGCCATCGCGCGCATTCTGCGCGCAGGCAAGGCCCCTGGCATCCTCGCGACCGACGAAACGCTCGCGCGCCACTACCTCGCGCTCGGGGCGGTGTTCGTCGCCGTGGGGCTGGACACGCAGATCCTCGTGCGCCAGACCAGCGCGCTGGCCGCTCGCTTCAAGGCCGATGCCCCGGCCGCGCCCGCGCCGGCCAAGGGCGCGGTGTACTGA
- a CDS encoding class II aldolase/adducin family protein has protein sequence MNAALQPTILTPPAGMHPDEWAARVELASCYRVFAMLGWTEMIYNHITLRLPSSVCGKDKQFLINPFGLHYSEVTARNLVKINLQGEVLDGSSHPVNPAGFTVHAAIHDGLPGAHCVMHTHTTAGVAVACLKEGLQQTNFYTAQLHGMVAYHDFEGITIHADEAPRLLKSIGDKPAVILRNHGLLAWGATVPQTFVILWTLQRACEIQMATYSMGGVQAVIPVSEAIAAKCTRDALQFNPNHGAGRDVFDALVRQVNRLDRSYLE, from the coding sequence ATGAACGCAGCCTTGCAACCGACCATCCTTACCCCGCCCGCCGGCATGCACCCGGACGAATGGGCCGCGCGCGTCGAACTCGCATCGTGCTACCGCGTGTTCGCGATGCTCGGCTGGACCGAGATGATCTACAACCACATCACGCTGCGCCTTCCGTCCAGCGTGTGCGGCAAGGACAAACAGTTCCTGATCAACCCCTTCGGCTTGCACTACAGCGAAGTCACAGCGCGCAACCTGGTGAAGATCAACCTGCAAGGCGAGGTGCTCGATGGCTCGTCGCACCCGGTGAACCCGGCCGGCTTCACCGTGCACGCCGCCATTCACGATGGCCTGCCCGGCGCGCACTGCGTCATGCACACCCACACCACCGCGGGAGTGGCCGTGGCCTGCCTGAAGGAGGGCTTGCAGCAGACCAACTTCTACACCGCGCAGTTGCACGGCATGGTCGCGTACCACGACTTCGAAGGCATCACCATCCATGCCGACGAGGCGCCACGTCTGCTCAAGAGCATCGGCGACAAGCCCGCCGTGATCCTGCGCAACCATGGCCTGCTGGCCTGGGGCGCGACCGTGCCGCAGACCTTCGTCATCCTCTGGACCTTGCAGCGCGCCTGCGAGATCCAGATGGCGACCTATTCCATGGGCGGCGTGCAGGCGGTCATTCCCGTGTCCGAAGCCATCGCCGCGAAATGCACGCGCGATGCGCTGCAATTCAACCCGAACCACGGCGCCGGTCGCGACGTGTTCGACGCCTTGGTGCGGCAGGTGAACCGCCTGGACCGCAGCTACCTGGAGTGA
- a CDS encoding MarC family protein, whose amino-acid sequence MDFKPLITLLAIVNPLAIVPFFIHYTQGFSRQQRQRTVVVSAFSAFAVIATCAIIGLQILEFFSISLASFQVGGGMLLLTSSLAMLNARPAEAKAADQDLNEASARTSIAVVPLTIPLLTGPATMSTVVIYADQAKTFFQHAALVGYGVVVALATALCFTLAEPIARVLGQTGINVMTRLMGLILAALSVEVMATGLVKLFPALSG is encoded by the coding sequence ATGGACTTCAAGCCGCTCATCACCCTGCTGGCGATCGTCAACCCCTTGGCGATCGTGCCGTTCTTCATCCACTACACGCAGGGGTTTTCGCGGCAGCAGCGGCAGCGCACGGTGGTGGTGTCGGCATTCAGCGCCTTCGCCGTGATCGCCACCTGCGCCATCATCGGCCTGCAGATCCTGGAGTTCTTCAGCATCTCGCTGGCCAGTTTTCAGGTGGGTGGCGGCATGTTGCTGCTGACCTCCTCGCTGGCCATGCTCAATGCGCGCCCAGCCGAGGCGAAGGCCGCCGACCAGGACTTGAACGAGGCCTCGGCCCGCACCTCCATCGCCGTGGTGCCGCTCACGATTCCCTTGCTGACGGGTCCGGCCACGATGTCCACGGTGGTGATCTATGCCGACCAGGCCAAGACCTTTTTCCAGCACGCTGCGCTGGTGGGCTATGGCGTGGTGGTCGCGCTGGCTACCGCCTTGTGTTTCACCTTGGCCGAACCGATCGCGCGCGTGCTGGGCCAGACCGGCATCAACGTGATGACGCGGCTCATGGGGTTGATCCTCGCCGCGCTGTCGGTCGAGGTGATGGCCACCGGACTGGTGAAGCTGTTTCCGGCACTCTCAGGCTGA
- a CDS encoding SDR family oxidoreductase: MDKVLLVTGGGRGIGAATARLAAQQGWAVAVNYTANSLAADEVVRAIRADGGTAISVQADVAQEDQVLAMFAKIDAKLGRLHGLVNNAGVVDVTARVDEMGVARWRRMFDVNVIGSMLCAREAVRRMSTRHGGEGGSIVNLSSAAARLGAAGQYVDYAAAKGAIDAFTIGLAREVGGEGIRVNAVRPGLIDTEIHASGGLPNRVNDLKHQVPMQRGGTADEVAQAIVWLLSDAASYTTMSLMDVSGGR, from the coding sequence ATGGACAAGGTGCTTCTGGTCACGGGCGGCGGACGCGGCATCGGCGCGGCCACCGCGCGGCTGGCCGCGCAACAGGGTTGGGCGGTGGCGGTGAACTACACCGCGAATTCGCTCGCGGCCGACGAAGTGGTGCGCGCCATTCGCGCCGACGGCGGCACGGCCATTAGCGTGCAGGCCGACGTGGCGCAGGAGGACCAGGTGCTGGCGATGTTCGCGAAGATCGATGCCAAGCTCGGCCGCCTCCACGGCTTGGTGAACAACGCCGGTGTGGTCGACGTGACCGCGCGCGTGGACGAGATGGGCGTGGCGCGCTGGCGCCGCATGTTCGATGTCAACGTGATCGGCTCGATGCTGTGCGCACGCGAAGCGGTGCGCCGCATGAGCACCCGACACGGTGGCGAAGGCGGCAGCATCGTGAACCTCTCCAGCGCGGCAGCACGCCTGGGGGCCGCAGGTCAATACGTGGACTACGCGGCCGCCAAAGGCGCGATCGACGCGTTCACCATCGGCTTGGCACGCGAAGTGGGCGGCGAGGGTATTCGCGTCAATGCCGTGCGCCCCGGACTGATTGACACCGAGATCCACGCCTCCGGCGGCCTGCCCAACCGCGTGAACGACCTCAAGCACCAGGTGCCGATGCAACGCGGCGGCACTGCCGACGAGGTGGCGCAGGCGATTGTCTGGCTGCTGTCGGATGCGGCGAGCTACACCACGATGAGCCTGATGGACGTGTCCGGCGGGCGCTGA